Below is a window of Chryseobacterium indicum DNA.
TTCCGTTATATAAAATTTCTGTAATTAGTCTTCCTGAAGCAGCTGCATTATTGGTTGTCAGCCATCTAAGGTTATTCAAATTAATGGTGCTCCCGAAAAATACACCTGAAACGGTTTGCCTCACGGTAGTTACTGCATTATCCGCATCAAACTGCAATCCTCTTGCATTTAAAACAAAAGAACCTGTTGTAGTCCAATTTGGAATAGTAGTTCCGGAAGTAGGAAATATTCCGGCTGATATTTTATTTGACGCCTGACATTCATCAGCGTCTAAAATTCCATCGTTATCATCATCTAAATCTAACGAGTTAGTGATTCCGTCTCCATCAATATCAGAACTTTGTGCTGATAATTGCTGAAGGCTAGTGAAAATCATTATCAATACAAATGCTGCTTTTACAAAGTATTGTTGGGCAGAAGATGCATTTTTCATCACAAATTTAATTCTTAATAGTTTCATTTAGTTTATTTTAGATTTTTTTAGTTGTGTAAAGTCATTCTGATTTTTAAAAATATCTTTTATAGACTTTCCTGAATTTTCATCTTCTTAATCATTTGCATGTAAGGCATTCCCTGAAAACCGATTATTTATACTAATCATGTTTGAGAAAACTCGCCCAAGCAGGAAGCTTTTGGGAGGGAAATATTCCCCTAATATCTGTTCATTGCGTTTTTATATTTTATTTGTTAGTTTCATTAAGAAACTCATGAAAAAGTATTCTATTAAATATTTTTCAGCCTTGCTTATAACCATTGTAAGAATAAATTAGAAACATTAAATCAATCTAAAATCATCACATTTATTCAAAATACAATAGTAAAAATATAACAATATCATATTATTCATAATTTAAAACCTTAATTAATATCAATTATATACTTTAATCATTTCCTTTATTAGCAATTGTTAATAAAGCAATAAGCATGAGTTGATAATTATGGTTAAATCACATTTTATTTTCCTTCGAAACAAAGTATCTTTTCTTAAGTCTACTTAATGAGGTGGGATGAATTCCTAAATAATAAGCAAGATCTTTAGATTTTACACTTAAAATTAGCTGAGGATTTTTCTGCAAAATTTCCAAATATTTTTCTTCGGGAGACAGGCTTAAAGATGTGTAAAAATTGCGGTAAATTTCTACTGCTGTTCTTTTCCAGTACATAAGAAGGAGGCTGGCAATATTTGGATATGATATAATTGTTTCTTCTAAATCATCATAATTAAGCAAAAACATACTTGTTTCTTCCAATGTTTCAAAAGTGAGGCTGGAAGTACGGTTAAGCGCTAAAGTATCGATTGATCCATAAATTCCATTGTTCTGAACGAACCAAACTGTTCTGTTATTCTTATTATAAACTCTTATCAATCCTTTTAGGACTATCCCCACCTGTTTTATTTGTTCTCCCCTATGAAGCAAGATTTTATCCTTTGGAATAGTAACAAATTGAACTAACTCCAGAAGTTTATCCCTGTCTCTTGAATCTAAAAAAGAGTTTTGATCGAAATATTTATCTGAAAAATCATTTAATGTCATAGTAATTCTGATATCCGATTCCGGATTAATAATGTATAATTGATGACGATGTTGTTTCGCGGCTGGTATTTATAAATTGTATTTTATTATAAGTTATCATCATCTTGTATGCCTTAGCTTTACTTAAAAATAATTGACATCTTATTTGAAATGTTATTATTTCTTAAAAAGCCTTCAGCCAAAAAAAAGAAACCGGAAAGATCTCTAAAAAACACACTTAGCTTTTTTAGACTGAAGGCAATATGTTAACTCAATTTAAGGTTTCCAAAATGACCAGTTTGTACCATTAAAAACCGCTAATTGTCTGTTGGTGGTATCATATACCATCATACCGGCAGCAGGATTTTTTATGTTAAGATGTGGTAAAGCTACTTTTGGCAATATCATCGCCTTATCTGTATCTGTAAGAACCAAAATTCCCGGAGTTGTATCTGCCTGTACAATTCCGTTTGTACCAATTGCCACTTTTGCAGTCAAAAGTTCAACTTTAGAATCTTGCAAAGCTGTATCTGCCATTCCATTAGTATCCACAGACAGATCAAACCATGTTCCTGCTTTTTTGTACTTTACTTTATGATCGGAAATATCATAAACAATGGTTCCGTCTACTACCGGATAAGATCCTGTATATCCTGTAATAAATGGTAAAGAATTGCTCGTTCCTGTAACCCAAGGAAGTACAATACCTTTTTTTTCGGTTGTATCAGGTCCAAATTCTAAAGAGATTCCGGGATTAGAGGTTACGTTATCTGAAAGTTTTGTTATTGCTGATTTCCCAATTGCTACCTGCGAAAATGTAGAAATAGACAGTGTAACCAATAATAAAATAAATACTTTTTTTTTCATAACTGTAATTTTAATTTGTTTGATATTTGATTTATTCTTTTAAGAGTTTATAAAGCAGCAAAAAATTCTGCTGCTTTTTAAATACTTTCTTACTTAACTTTTTACTGTGGACAAGCCTGCGTACTCATACAATGCCAAGCGAACGAGAAACCTCCATCATTAGAAGTATAGACTTTCAGACAATTGCTAGTGGTATCATAAACCATCATTCCTTCGACAGGAGAAGTGATCACAAGAGTAATTCCATCATCTGCTACAGGCTGGTTGCTGGTATTGAAACGTACTCTGTTTACTACAAATCCTTTTGTTTTCGATTCAAGTGCTGTCCAAGCACTTTGTCTTACCATAGGCCAATTATCGCTATCTGTTCCCGCTCTTCCTAAAGAAGTAATGCCGTGTTTTGTAGGATAGGCGTTACTATCTGTTACTGCTGGTTTGTAGCAGGAAGTTGGTACCAGACCACAATCATAAGTATAGGTAACCTTATAGAAGTAAGACCTAGCTAATCTTTGAGTGAAAGACAAATTTGAAGAACCAGCAAGTGATGTTGATATGATGTTACTAAATGAACTTGACAAGTTACCTGTCCCTATAAAATTATTCAGGTCTGCCTGAGCACTATAATTAACGGTATTGGTACTCGGAATAAAGTTATTATTCAAAATAATCATATCATCATCATGTGTTGGATTTCCAGTAATATTGGTAACCCAATTGGTACTCGTAGTAGGATTTTGCCCCGCTGATAATAGGTTGCCTAACCAATTAGCGTCTGGTGATATCAGCATCCGGTCCACTGTACGACCACTTATATCTCCTAGCCAAGAGCCTTGTGCAGGCACAGATATTCCCGCAGGAATAGTAACTAATCCCGTATTAAATAAGCTCACTGTTCTATTAAGTGTATATCCTGAAATGCTAAATGTATTGATGGATGACTCCTGATAATTAGTTAGCTGACTAGTCGTTGCAGTACTCTCTATGATGGCTCCGCCCATATAATTTGCTCCATATTCTATGCTAACATTCGTGAGCAATCTGCCATTGCTTTGATCAAACTTTGGCAGTAAAGCTGGTTCAATAACAGAATCCTGCTGACCTATTACAGGTGAGTAATAATAATAAGTTACTGTGTTTCCTGACGATGCAGATGTACAAGCGGTAGAACACGTTCCTGTATTGGTAAATATAAGTGTCTCTGGTGTACCAGTAGTAGGTGTAATTGTAATTACAAAATTATTACCAACAGGTAATGTTCCGTTAGCAACTTTAAAATATGATGGTAAACCTCCCATTATATTGGTTGCAGCTGAATTATTCAATTGTTTAACTGAAACCGGACTGCCATTATAAGTCGCCGTAACACTATAATTGGCGGTGGTAGCTGGTGTTATTTTGAACTGTAAAAAGTCATCAGTAGAGTTTTCAAATGTTCCGTTGTTTGAACAAGTAATATCTGTGATGGTAGATGATTTTACATTAACCACAGTTGTAGGGCTATAGCATATTGCTAAACCGTCATAAAAAGCAGCATAATAAGTTGTGCCAGCAACTATTGCTGTAGAATTTACCAGTTTATTAGCATCTGTAGGAACAGCCGAAGAATGAATTGTAATTACAGTACCTGCTGGTTTATTGCTTGCTGATAATAGAGTGATTAAATCTCCTACAGTTGCTGGGTTTGATGTAATATTTGTATTTGCTAAGGCAGGAGCTGCTGTGCCTGATTGGCAGGTAATACAAGCCCAATAGGTATTATTAGGAAGCTGCAGCCCAACAGACATTCCTCCTGTGGGAAACTGTAACTGAGAGCCTGGCCCAACCGGGGGAGTATTAGCATCTGCATTGATATAAAATAATTGCCTTAACAAACCAACATAGCCAATTCTATAAACCTTTCCATCCGGTGCTATTTTGACAGCTGAAGTTGATGCAGGAATTGGATCTAATATCGTTGTTGTATTATTAACTAAATCGTAATATTTTAGAAAAGAATTACCACCAGCACCATATTCAGTGTAATAAATATATCTTCCATTTGGAGATAAAGCCCCACTATATCCTGTAAAAGTTTTTTGAGTGCCTGTACTTGTAATATATACTTGCCAAGTGCCCAAAGTTCCCGTAGACGCATTAAAATTAGCCAAGCCTATTTTGTTCATTCTTGCAATAAGAACTTTACCTGGTGTTCTAGGATCCCAAGAAATAAATGAGCTACTCGTTGTATTGCTAACAGAATTATCATTAGGTACATCAATAGAAGAAACCGGAGTAGCATTGAATCCTGAAGCTTTTGAATACAAAAATGATTTTACTTTTTCATCAGAAGTATTTACCAGAATCCAATAATCTGTACCATTGGTATGAGGTATTACTTCAAGAGCTTCATAAACCGAAGACACAAGCATCGTTTTATTAGAAATAATATTGGTCTCAAGATTATATTTAGAAGCATATAATCCGCCATATGTGTTATTTGTAGCATTTCCAAAAATGATAAAATCTCTACCAAGCACTCCTTTTGGATCTGGAATTGCTGAGGCGGCTTCTTCAGAACCGTTATTACCACCGGCATAACCCATAGCTTCTGCGCCGTCTGACCCTCTAAAAAGCTTATTACCATCTGTTACAAACAATAATTTTCCTGTAATAGGATTAGTAACGGATGTACTTGCTTCAGAACCAGTATTACTATCACCCTGTCCATAAGTTCCATTTGCTGGATTATTAAGTACAGGTAATCCCGTTTGAAAATCGATTCTTACTTTATTTTGAGCATCAGTTAACCACCAGGTTTGCATTGCCGAATAAGGATCTGGCGAACAAGTGGTGGTAATACAATCATTTACAAAAGAATTGGTTGCATTATTTACCGTTTGTCCTGTTCCAGCGATTGTAGGCACTCCCATTGTAGTCGCGGTATTTCCTACAGTATTTCCTAGATTTTGGGTTACAGAAACAGGAGTACCGATGTAACCTGTACCAGAATTACCTCCTGCCATAGATGAATTTTGCAAATCAGCCGATGTAAAGGCAGCACCACCTTCTATAGCGTCAGGACATCCATCGCCATCAGAATCTAAATCTAATTGATTAGGAATACCATCACCGTCTAGATCACAAGCACTTGTATCAATAATCACATTGTCAATACTCCAATCATCATAGCCCGCACTATGATTAAATGTTAATATAGCTGAATTCGGTCCTGTGTAAGGAATGTTAATCGTTATATTTTGTGTAGTATAACCCGAATTTGATGCTGTTGAAAAAGGCAAGAAAGTAGATGTAACACCAGACGTTAGAGTCTGGGTAACATTATTTATTCCTGTAGCTCTTACCGTACCATTGGTAAATGTAGCATAAGTTGTACCATTTAAAATTATATTTAATGAAGCAGAATAACCTGCACTGTTAAAACCATCTTGTGCACCTAAAGTGAAAGATAGTTTTACCATACCATTAGCAGCATTAAGATTATTAAGTGTCTGTGAAAGGCTAGAATTTATATTATCATTTTCATTTCTGGCAATTCCTGTTGATACGTCCCATCCTGTTCCTATTGTCCATTCTGTGACTGGTGCATTAAATGTCCCGTTATTAATGATGGTAAAAGCAGGGCATTCGTCTGTATCAAGAATTCCGTCATTGTCATCATCTAAATCTATCCAATTGGGATAACCATCATTATCAGAATCTAAACAGTCATTTTTAGAAGCATCCTGAGACTGACCAACCGATTGTCCGGCAGCACCAACTGTTATCGGAATACCATTTGCATCTACTGAAGTTCCGAAATTTTGATTAGGAGTTTGTGATAATATTGTACCTGATGCAGCAGTTAACTGGGAAGAAGTAAAGTTTCCCGCTCCTTCTATTGCATCTGCACATCCGTCATTATCAGAATCTAAATCCAGACTATTAGGAATACCGTCTGCATCTGTATCACAGGTATTAATACTTACATTATCAATAGACCAGTCATCTATTTGATTTGCTCCCATTTTAAAGGTAAGTGATCCCGAAGATGGTCCTGAATAAGGAATATTGATTGTAAATGTTTGTGATGCATAAGTTGTGGTACTTATTGCTGTAAATGGTATAAAATTAGAAGTTGCACCATTATTTAATGTTAAAGTAATATTATTATTCGTCCCCGTAGAATTATTTGCTGTCGCAAATAATGTTCCTCCGAGATATACCTCAAGAGATCCTGTGGAATTTGTACTCCCGTCTTTTGCACCTAATGTAAATGTTAAAGGCACCATTGCAGGAGGTATATTACTCAGTAACTGTGTTAAATTGCCAAAACCAGTTCCTATGAAGGAAGTATTTTCCACATATTTTCCCGAAGCATTATAAGTCCAGCCTCCATCATTTGTCCATGCGGGAGAAAAATTAGAATCAAAATTACCGTTGGTTACTAAATTAGTAAGTATACACTCATTGGCATCTAAAATACCATCATTATCATCATCCAAGTCGCATTCATCAGGAATACTGTCTCCATCAGAATCAATAATACCATTACAAGCGGCAACTATTGAAGTTTCACAAATTGCGAGCAAAGCACCATTATCACCTCCATCTCCCCGCATAATAAGCTGAGTGAAAGGAGCAGGAGCTGATACAGTAAAAATACCTCCACCACCTGTTCCTGTAGAGCTGGCTCCTTGACCGGAAAGCAAAGTATTTCCAGAAATAGTGCTGAAACAACTCCCATTATCTGTAATTGTAACAGTTCCATTATTTGAGAAAAACTGAAATTTCTCGTTGTAAACACTTCCGGTAGCAGATAACAATATTACAATGTTGTTAACTGGTTTTGAAAACGTAAGAGTAGTTTGCCAAGAAGCACTATTTTGACCTGTACTATTGCCAACATATAAAGATTCTTCATTCAGAGTTAATGATGAAGATGTACCACAAACCTGATAAGGCATACTATATGACGATACATATCCTGTTGAAGAAGAATTTACAGTTATCCCGTTTACGGTTAAACTACCATTGGGTGGTATATTTGAAGTTTTAGTACAAAGCTGCCCAAAAGATGGTGTTGTGGAAACCGCAAGAAAAAAGCAGGTGAGAATTAAAACTATTAAAATTTGTTTCAGTTTTATCATTTGTTTGTTTTATAAGTGTATTCACGGCATAACGGATTACTTGGCTATACTGCCAATAATCTCATTATGCACCTATAATTAAATTGTGTTTGAAAAAATATCAGAACTTAAGTTGCATGTGTTTTTGCAACAATATTTAAATACTTTTATGAAATGTAGGAGGTCTTACAGAATACTTCCCGGAAAAGTAGTGAACCTTAATATTGGGATTATTATATATAAAGACTTGTTTTTCTGCGAATAAAAATAAATTATGTAATAGTTTTACAGAGTAATTTATTGTTTTTGAAACAGACAGAACCCTACAAGGCGAGAGAACAACCTTTTCCTTTTCACTCTGAGAAATCCTTTCAGAATTTTGTTTGGAACTGTAATAACTTGCAGATAATGATTGCCTGAAAGATTTTACCGTAGATTTATTGTCTTCCGGCTCTTTAAATATTTTTTTATATTCCGAAAATGTTCCTCTCGTTTCTGCTTTTTTTATTTTAAAGTTTCCTGAAGCTCGATTGTTATAAAGTTCAATACTATCTGCTGTAAAAATTTCAGTATCCCGATTCCTTACAATTAATTTTTCGAGATTAAATTTTCTATTGGCAGATGAATCCTCAGCATTAAAAATAATGACATTACCGGTTGCTGATAGATATAATGAATCTTTCTTATCACTTTCAATTACTTTTGCAGGAAGAAAATTATAAAATACTATTGCCAAAAATACAGCTAAAGACTTTACCTTATTGAAGGTAAAATCTAAAGTGAGTAATTGTTTGGTACATCCAGATATCATCAAAGTATTTTGCTTTACTGAATTGATAAACATTAATGGATTATCAACACTGCAAAATTACTTTTTCAATACTTTCTTACATATTACATGAAGTCACAACTCTACACAAAATATAAAATTAAATACTCAAATGCTACACAAACTTAAAATACGGTAAAAAAAAGATGATTTTTTTTACATTTTGATAATTATTAAGATTATTTGTCTGCCATCCAATGATAAAGATTTTCACTGGATAAGATATTTAATTTTTTTCTTATTCTGTACTTTTTGGAGTCTACTGCCCTTACAGAAATTTTTTTTGAGGCAGCAATTTGCTGGCTATTAAGTTTAAGTTTTAATAAGGCGCAAAACTCAATATCAGAATTAATCAATGCAGGATTAATTCGTAATAAGCTTTCTTTAAATTCGGGATACAATTCTAAAAAACTTGGCAAAAAAGCAATATTATTTTCTAAAGCCAATTTGCGGAGTTCCTGGTTTTTCTCATTCAAAGAAGCATCGCCAGTATTATTATCCTCAGAAAAGTGATCATTATTTTTATTTTTTCTCCTAAAAAATATGAACAATAAAAACAGAACGAGAAGAGCAGCGAGGATTAAATATATAAACATAAATCTCGTTTCTCCAGATTTCACTAAACCTTCCGATGGTAAAATGGGTTTTACCTCATCTTCTTTTCTAGGCTGAAAAACAAGCTTTTCTATCGTTTTATTTTCTTTTTTAACCACAGAATCCTTTAGAGTGGTATATTTATTAAGATATTGAACTTGTTTCTCTTCATTCTTCTTATCTTCATAAATTTTAGCAATGTTTGGATAGATAGCTTCCTTAAGCAACAAATTATTAGATTGATCTGCATATTTTTCTGCCAGTTTGTAATGCTCTAATGCTGTATCCAGGTAATTTTTTGTATTTTTCTGATAATTGTATATGAAATCGGCTTTTGTTTTATGGTAAAATGAAAGATCAAATAAGTTATCTGTCTGGTTTATATATTTCTCCTGAATATTTATGTAATGTTCTAACTTTTTAAAATCTTTAGCGGTTTTGTAATAAACACAGAATAATCTTGCTGTTGACAAAATAATTATAGGCTTTTCTTTTTCAGAATTCGGAAGCAATAAAGCCGCTTTCATTCTTTTCCCAGCATAATGATGGACAGAGTCTTCCATATTCTGGTTTCCGTATAAATTAATGTATCTGCCATAAAAGAGAGTCTCCATCAATCTTCTTTTATTAATATCCTTAATTTTAGGAATCAGCTTTAAATTCTGATCTAATACCTTTTGAGTTTCCGCATATAATTTTAATGCATTCAGCATTGCTGCCTCTATGGTCTTGGCTCTTGCCATAGAGTAATAATCTTCTATGTCATTAGATAAAGTTATAGCTTCATTCAGGTCTGGCTGTACTTTATCAAAGTCTTTAATATTTACTCTATGAGCTGCTCTGCGCAAAAGCGCATTAATTTGCCCTTTTTTATAATCTATTTCTTTTGATTGATAATAGAGTTCCGTGGTAATCGCTTCAATTTTGTCTGCATTCCCGGAATTGGTTGTAAAAATCGTATTCTGAAGGCTATCAATCTGTTTTTCGGTTAACTTTCTCTGAGAAAATCCTTCAATGCATATTAAGATAAAAAAAAGAAGATATTTTTTTGTCATTTACTTAGTTTTCAAATTATTACTCATATATATTTAAAAATTTACAACTCTAATATTTATATAATTTAAAAAATAAATAAGAGCTTAATTGATTGTAAATTTAGATTTTACAGCAATCTTTTAAGTGCTTTACTAATTGTGCTAAAGATATGAAAATAGTTCCTATACCTACTTGTATATTTGTGGTATCATTCAAAATTGTAGTTGAATTACTTATCAGTTACTTTTTAGCTATGATTTTTCAGCTATTACAAAAAGGTAGAAAATTATTACTATAGAAAGATCGATTTATTCCCTATTTAAGAATTAAATGTTAGAAAACCATACATACATATTTTCATCCTGTGTTATATGAAGAGCTTTTCTTATTCTGTATTTTCTTCCTTCAATAGCTCTTACAGAAGTGTTTTTAATACTGGCGATTTGTTTGGTAGAAAAGTGAAGCTTGATATAGGCACAAATTTCCAAATCCAAAGACTTTAAAGTCGGATTTATTCTCAAAATATTATCTTCAAAATCAGGAAAAGCTTCTTTAAACTTATTATAGAAGGCTGGATTTTTTTCGTTGGCAAGTAAAGTAAGTTCAGAAATAGAAATCTTCTCAATAAGATCTGGACCATGATCTTCTGTATTTTGTATTGAAGACTTCCTCAAAAAAATATTTTTTTTGTAAAATACAAAAATAATAAGACAAAAAACAATAACAAAAAAAACAATGTATGTCTTATTTTCTTCAGAAAAAGAACTTTGATTGTAATCATTTAAATCTATTCTATCAATCTGGGACTTCTTTATTTCATCTAAACTATTTTTTATTTTTCTACTTTCTTTCAAGTACTTTATATATTGTTTTAAATCTTTTTTACGATTATAATAATTGGCAATATCGTCATAAACTCTGGCTTTTAGCTGTGCAAAACCTATTTTTGAAGCTGCTGAATCGGCTCTAACATAATAGTCTAGAACTTTTTCATCATCTTTCTTTAAGCTGAGTGCTTTTCCCATCAAAAATAAAAATTCTGCCTCAAGAAAATGATTTTTATGTATCCTCTCAACTGCATTTAAATGACTAATTGCTTTATCCGGAATATTCTCTGTGATACAAAACTCTGCCAATTTTAAATGACTTTGTGTGGTAAAATCATTTTTGTAAATGGAAGACACAGAAATCTCTTTAGAAATCTGGAAAAGATTTGTAAGATGGTAAAAGACCGAATCTTTCTTATTCTGAAACTGATAATACTCTGCTAAATATTTATGGTTATTATAATTTATTATATTTTTTTCTTCTCTGTCTGATATATTATGGCTGTACTTTATACTTTCGATAAGTTTTTTTCTGCTTTCTTCCAAAAGACCTAATTCTGCAAAAGCAGTTCCT
It encodes the following:
- a CDS encoding helix-turn-helix transcriptional regulator, which codes for MTKKYLLFFILICIEGFSQRKLTEKQIDSLQNTIFTTNSGNADKIEAITTELYYQSKEIDYKKGQINALLRRAAHRVNIKDFDKVQPDLNEAITLSNDIEDYYSMARAKTIEAAMLNALKLYAETQKVLDQNLKLIPKIKDINKRRLMETLFYGRYINLYGNQNMEDSVHHYAGKRMKAALLLPNSEKEKPIIILSTARLFCVYYKTAKDFKKLEHYINIQEKYINQTDNLFDLSFYHKTKADFIYNYQKNTKNYLDTALEHYKLAEKYADQSNNLLLKEAIYPNIAKIYEDKKNEEKQVQYLNKYTTLKDSVVKKENKTIEKLVFQPRKEDEVKPILPSEGLVKSGETRFMFIYLILAALLVLFLLFIFFRRKNKNNDHFSEDNNTGDASLNEKNQELRKLALENNIAFLPSFLELYPEFKESLLRINPALINSDIEFCALLKLKLNSQQIAASKKISVRAVDSKKYRIRKKLNILSSENLYHWMADK
- a CDS encoding tetratricopeptide repeat protein; the encoded protein is MKKFISFFYLLVSILLFGQSKDAIKQIDDKIAVYSKAKFENKEKELTEVYYQAKDIDYKKGQINALLLLCNYYINKKESYDEIIEKGRKAEKIADYTDDYVSLSVVKSYIGTAFAELGLLEESRKKLIESIKYSHNISDREEKNIINYNNHKYLAEYYQFQNKKDSVFYHLTNLFQISKEISVSSIYKNDFTTQSHLKLAEFCITENIPDKAISHLNAVERIHKNHFLEAEFLFLMGKALSLKKDDEKVLDYYVRADSAASKIGFAQLKARVYDDIANYYNRKKDLKQYIKYLKESRKIKNSLDEIKKSQIDRIDLNDYNQSSFSEENKTYIVFFVIVFCLIIFVFYKKNIFLRKSSIQNTEDHGPDLIEKISISELTLLANEKNPAFYNKFKEAFPDFEDNILRINPTLKSLDLEICAYIKLHFSTKQIASIKNTSVRAIEGRKYRIRKALHITQDENMYVWFSNI
- a CDS encoding Crp/Fnr family transcriptional regulator produces the protein MTLNDFSDKYFDQNSFLDSRDRDKLLELVQFVTIPKDKILLHRGEQIKQVGIVLKGLIRVYNKNNRTVWFVQNNGIYGSIDTLALNRTSSLTFETLEETSMFLLNYDDLEETIISYPNIASLLLMYWKRTAVEIYRNFYTSLSLSPEEKYLEILQKNPQLILSVKSKDLAYYLGIHPTSLSRLKKRYFVSKENKM
- a CDS encoding beta strand repeat-containing protein codes for the protein MIKLKQILIVLILTCFFLAVSTTPSFGQLCTKTSNIPPNGSLTVNGITVNSSSTGYVSSYSMPYQVCGTSSSLTLNEESLYVGNSTGQNSASWQTTLTFSKPVNNIVILLSATGSVYNEKFQFFSNNGTVTITDNGSCFSTISGNTLLSGQGASSTGTGGGGIFTVSAPAPFTQLIMRGDGGDNGALLAICETSIVAACNGIIDSDGDSIPDECDLDDDNDGILDANECILTNLVTNGNFDSNFSPAWTNDGGWTYNASGKYVENTSFIGTGFGNLTQLLSNIPPAMVPLTFTLGAKDGSTNSTGSLEVYLGGTLFATANNSTGTNNNITLTLNNGATSNFIPFTAISTTTYASQTFTINIPYSGPSSGSLTFKMGANQIDDWSIDNVSINTCDTDADGIPNSLDLDSDNDGCADAIEGAGNFTSSQLTAASGTILSQTPNQNFGTSVDANGIPITVGAAGQSVGQSQDASKNDCLDSDNDGYPNWIDLDDDNDGILDTDECPAFTIINNGTFNAPVTEWTIGTGWDVSTGIARNENDNINSSLSQTLNNLNAANGMVKLSFTLGAQDGFNSAGYSASLNIILNGTTYATFTNGTVRATGINNVTQTLTSGVTSTFLPFSTASNSGYTTQNITINIPYTGPNSAILTFNHSAGYDDWSIDNVIIDTSACDLDGDGIPNQLDLDSDGDGCPDAIEGGAAFTSADLQNSSMAGGNSGTGYIGTPVSVTQNLGNTVGNTATTMGVPTIAGTGQTVNNATNSFVNDCITTTCSPDPYSAMQTWWLTDAQNKVRIDFQTGLPVLNNPANGTYGQGDSNTGSEASTSVTNPITGKLLFVTDGNKLFRGSDGAEAMGYAGGNNGSEEAASAIPDPKGVLGRDFIIFGNATNNTYGGLYASKYNLETNIISNKTMLVSSVYEALEVIPHTNGTDYWILVNTSDEKVKSFLYSKASGFNATPVSSIDVPNDNSVSNTTSSSFISWDPRTPGKVLIARMNKIGLANFNASTGTLGTWQVYITSTGTQKTFTGYSGALSPNGRYIYYTEYGAGGNSFLKYYDLVNNTTTILDPIPASTSAVKIAPDGKVYRIGYVGLLRQLFYINADANTPPVGPGSQLQFPTGGMSVGLQLPNNTYWACITCQSGTAAPALANTNITSNPATVGDLITLLSASNKPAGTVITIHSSAVPTDANKLVNSTAIVAGTTYYAAFYDGLAICYSPTTVVNVKSSTITDITCSNNGTFENSTDDFLQFKITPATTANYSVTATYNGSPVSVKQLNNSAATNIMGGLPSYFKVANGTLPVGNNFVITITPTTGTPETLIFTNTGTCSTACTSASSGNTVTYYYYSPVIGQQDSVIEPALLPKFDQSNGRLLTNVSIEYGANYMGGAIIESTATTSQLTNYQESSINTFSISGYTLNRTVSLFNTGLVTIPAGISVPAQGSWLGDISGRTVDRMLISPDANWLGNLLSAGQNPTTSTNWVTNITGNPTHDDDMIILNNNFIPSTNTVNYSAQADLNNFIGTGNLSSSFSNIISTSLAGSSNLSFTQRLARSYFYKVTYTYDCGLVPTSCYKPAVTDSNAYPTKHGITSLGRAGTDSDNWPMVRQSAWTALESKTKGFVVNRVRFNTSNQPVADDGITLVITSPVEGMMVYDTTSNCLKVYTSNDGGFSFAWHCMSTQACPQ